Proteins from one Listeria weihenstephanensis genomic window:
- a CDS encoding MBL fold metallo-hydrolase, giving the protein MFAQEQKIANQVTDQLRFSILASGSSGNATLIETADQTILVDCGLSGKKIENLFSEVGRSMTDVDAILVTHEHVDHIKGLGVLARRYEVPIYANAKTWMAMEPLIGEVNSDQKFQFDMETVKSFGSLQVESFGVSHDAAEPMFYIFHSGKKKFVMITDTGYVSDRMKGHIANADAYLFESNHDVEMLRMGRYPWNVKRRILGDEGHVSNEDAGIAMSEVIGDATKRIYLGHLSKDNNMKDLARMAVSQTLAGEGIIVGEQIELFDTDPELPTPIFTI; this is encoded by the coding sequence ATGTTTGCACAGGAGCAAAAAATTGCAAATCAGGTAACGGATCAGCTCCGTTTTAGTATATTAGCTAGTGGTAGTTCAGGAAATGCGACGCTTATTGAGACTGCGGATCAGACGATTTTGGTCGATTGTGGCTTGAGCGGGAAAAAGATTGAGAACCTATTTAGCGAGGTTGGTCGTAGTATGACGGACGTGGATGCTATTCTAGTGACGCATGAGCACGTGGATCATATTAAAGGACTGGGCGTTTTAGCGAGACGTTATGAGGTGCCGATTTATGCCAATGCAAAAACGTGGATGGCGATGGAACCGCTGATTGGGGAAGTGAATAGTGATCAGAAGTTTCAGTTCGATATGGAGACGGTAAAATCATTTGGTAGCCTGCAAGTGGAATCTTTTGGGGTTTCACATGACGCAGCTGAGCCGATGTTTTATATATTTCATAGTGGTAAAAAGAAATTCGTGATGATTACCGATACGGGTTATGTGAGCGATCGGATGAAAGGACACATTGCCAATGCGGATGCGTATCTTTTTGAGAGTAATCATGATGTGGAAATGTTGCGAATGGGACGCTATCCTTGGAATGTAAAACGCCGTATTTTGGGCGATGAAGGACATGTTTCGAATGAGGATGCAGGAATTGCGATGAGCGAGGTGATTGGGGACGCGACGAAGCGGATCTATCTGGGACATTTGAGTAAAGATAATAATATGAAGGATTTAGCACGCATGGCTGTTTCGCAAACATTGGCTGGGGAAGGTATCATTGTCGGGGAACAAATCGAGCTTTTTGATACGGATCCGGAGTTACCAACGCCAATTTTTA